One Candidatus Deferrimicrobium borealis genomic window carries:
- the fabZ gene encoding 3-hydroxyacyl-ACP dehydratase FabZ: MDRIREIMELLPHRYPFLLVDRIVEYDPEKRIVGIKNVTINEPFFQGHFPGHPIMPGVLIVEALAQTGGILALKAMGGGKRIAYFTGIDNVKFRRPVVPGDQLRLEITVIAHKGPVWKMHGEALVGGVVVAKGDVTATIPDGAGPGEGGEEP; the protein is encoded by the coding sequence ATGGACAGAATCCGGGAAATCATGGAGCTGTTGCCGCACCGGTACCCGTTTCTGCTCGTGGACCGGATCGTGGAATACGATCCGGAGAAGCGGATCGTCGGCATCAAGAACGTGACGATCAACGAGCCGTTCTTCCAGGGACACTTTCCCGGCCACCCGATCATGCCGGGGGTCCTGATCGTGGAGGCCCTCGCGCAGACGGGGGGGATCCTCGCGCTGAAGGCGATGGGGGGAGGGAAACGGATCGCGTACTTCACCGGGATCGACAACGTCAAGTTCCGCCGCCCGGTCGTCCCCGGAGACCAGCTTCGCCTGGAGATCACCGTGATCGCCCACAAGGGGCCGGTCTGGAAGATGCACGGAGAGGCGCTGGTCGGGGGCGTCGTCGTAGCGAAGGGGGATGTGACGGCGACGATCCCGGACGGCGCCGGGCCGGGAGAGGGGGGGGAGGAGCCATGA
- the lpxA gene encoding acyl-ACP--UDP-N-acetylglucosamine O-acyltransferase gives MIHPTAIVDPGAELGNDVTVGPYAVIGPKVTIGDGSTVGTHAVIESHVRMGKGNRIHSFASVGAIPQDLKFRGEESWVEMGDGNIVREFATVNRGTSGGGGVTRVGNNTLVMAYSHIAHDCIVGSRVIMANAATLAGHVTIEDGAILGGMTGVHQFVRIGEHCIIGGMSGVTQDVPPYVTAVVSRPQRGYALYGLNLVGLRRNRFSPETVTALKQAFKIIFRAEIPIKEALARAEAELPPLPEVKHLIAFVRESKRGVLR, from the coding sequence ATGATCCATCCGACCGCCATCGTCGACCCGGGGGCGGAGCTCGGGAACGACGTCACCGTGGGACCGTACGCCGTGATCGGACCGAAGGTGACGATCGGAGACGGGTCCACCGTCGGAACGCACGCGGTCATCGAGTCCCACGTCCGGATGGGGAAGGGGAACCGGATCCATTCGTTCGCCTCCGTCGGGGCTATTCCACAAGATCTGAAGTTCCGCGGCGAGGAGTCGTGGGTGGAGATGGGGGACGGGAACATCGTCCGCGAGTTCGCCACCGTGAACCGCGGTACGTCCGGGGGCGGCGGAGTTACGCGCGTCGGGAACAACACCCTGGTGATGGCGTACAGCCACATCGCCCACGACTGCATCGTCGGGAGCCGCGTCATCATGGCGAACGCGGCCACCCTCGCCGGCCACGTCACGATCGAGGACGGCGCGATCCTCGGGGGGATGACCGGGGTGCACCAGTTCGTCCGGATCGGGGAGCATTGCATCATCGGCGGCATGTCGGGCGTTACGCAGGACGTTCCGCCGTACGTCACGGCGGTCGTGTCGCGTCCGCAGCGAGGATACGCGCTGTACGGGCTGAACCTCGTCGGGCTCCGGCGGAACCGCTTCTCCCCGGAGACCGTGACGGCGCTGAAGCAGGCGTTCAAGATCATCTTCCGCGCGGAGATTCCCATCAAGGAGGCGCTCGCGCGCGCCGAGGCGGAGCTGCCGCCGCTGCCCGAGGTCAAGCATCTGATCGCGTTCGTCCGCGAGAGCAAGCGGGGCGTCCTGAGGTGA
- the lpxB gene encoding lipid-A-disaccharide synthase: MPNTLFLACGEPSGEAYAARVARAFRRRFPEVPMEGIGSALLASEGVGILRDYGDISVIGVTEALRRLPAIRAALSAVTERVRRPDIGAVLLVDFPDFNFRVGKAAARRGIPVIYYVPPQVWAWRPGRAKTLARFTKGAVVLFPFEVEFLRASGVNAVFAGHPILDEIAPFLDAPPEPERFGIPRGKRGIGLLPGSRPGEVAAHLPILLDAARLLLQRFPDLHFALPVARPALREAIAREVADSGLPVALVDEARQLLFRGLDAAMAVSGTVTLELALLGVPAVIVYRTSWLSYQVGRRLAKVDCVGLPNIASGERFLPELIQDDCTPQRIAGAAGEILADPLLRERLRAKGLSLRSLLRGPGPTEAVVSMLGEEAAGAWA; this comes from the coding sequence ATGCCGAACACCTTGTTCCTCGCCTGCGGGGAGCCTTCCGGCGAAGCGTACGCCGCGCGGGTGGCGCGCGCCTTCCGGCGCCGGTTCCCGGAGGTCCCGATGGAGGGGATCGGAAGCGCGCTTCTCGCGTCGGAAGGGGTGGGGATCCTGCGGGATTACGGCGACATCTCCGTCATCGGCGTCACGGAAGCGCTGCGGCGCCTTCCGGCGATCCGGGCGGCCCTCTCCGCGGTCACGGAGCGCGTGCGCCGTCCCGACATCGGGGCGGTGCTGCTCGTCGACTTCCCCGACTTCAACTTCCGGGTGGGGAAAGCCGCCGCCCGGCGCGGGATCCCCGTGATCTACTACGTCCCCCCGCAGGTGTGGGCCTGGCGTCCCGGCCGGGCGAAGACCCTCGCCCGGTTCACGAAGGGCGCGGTCGTCCTGTTCCCCTTCGAGGTGGAGTTCCTCCGCGCGAGCGGCGTAAACGCCGTCTTCGCCGGGCATCCGATCCTCGACGAGATCGCCCCGTTCCTCGACGCGCCCCCCGAACCGGAACGGTTCGGGATCCCCCGGGGGAAGCGCGGGATCGGCCTGCTCCCGGGAAGCCGGCCGGGGGAAGTCGCCGCGCACCTGCCGATCCTGCTCGACGCCGCGCGCCTCCTCCTCCAACGGTTTCCCGACCTCCACTTCGCCCTGCCCGTGGCCCGGCCGGCGCTGCGGGAGGCGATCGCGCGCGAGGTCGCGGACTCGGGGCTTCCGGTCGCGCTGGTGGACGAGGCGCGGCAACTCCTCTTCCGGGGGCTGGATGCCGCAATGGCGGTTTCGGGAACCGTCACGCTCGAGCTTGCCCTGCTCGGCGTGCCGGCGGTCATCGTCTACCGGACCTCCTGGTTGAGCTACCAGGTCGGCCGTCGCCTGGCGAAGGTCGACTGCGTCGGCCTTCCCAACATCGCCTCGGGAGAGAGGTTCCTGCCGGAGTTGATCCAGGACGACTGCACCCCGCAGCGGATCGCGGGCGCCGCCGGGGAGATCCTGGCCGATCCTTTGCTTCGGGAGCGTCTGCGGGCCAAGGGGCTCTCGCTGCGCTCGCTCCTCCGCGGCCCGGGCCCCACGGAGGCGGTCGTCTCGATGCTGGGGGAGGAGGCGGCGGGAGCATGGGCGTGA
- the msbA gene encoding lipid A export permease/ATP-binding protein MsbA: MGVSLYRRMLAYTRPYAPRLLLAMLVMVCVSALSGSTAFLVKPILDDIFIRKDATQLTFIPLLVLAIYLARGGLEFTQSYLMAGVGQRVVRDIREHLYRHLQSLSLSFYLRHPTGVLMSRVLNDVGLMQSAITDAATGLVKDIFTAAFLVFVIFYRDWKLALIALVVFPLAFWPIARFGRKLRRTSVQAQEITGGLSSHLQETISGAKLVKSFGAESYETERFSVRNNALFRLSMKVVKVQAMTSPLSEMFAGVGAAAVIYYGGHSVVSGHSTTGNFFSFITALFMLYEPVKRLSRINNIIQQGLAAGGRVFEVIDTLPEVREAEGAGALAPIAKEISFDRVDFRYASGGETVLKEIDFRVPVGTMVAIVGSSGAGKTTLVDLIPRFYDPQEGAIRIDGIDVRTVTLASLREQIGIVSQHTVLFNDTIRNNIAYGMPDAPMEKIVEAARRANAHPFIERMPDGYGTVVGEQGLRLSGGERQRLAIARALLKDAPLLILDEATSALDTESEHVVQEALDALMRGRTTFVIAHRLSTVRNADVIFVVEDGRIVERGRHEELLSRESRYRSFYLKQFEERKAGLPGGEAGRA, from the coding sequence ATGGGCGTGAGTTTGTACCGGAGGATGCTCGCGTACACCCGGCCCTACGCCCCGAGGCTCCTCCTCGCGATGCTCGTGATGGTCTGCGTGTCGGCCCTCAGCGGCTCGACCGCCTTCCTCGTGAAGCCGATCCTCGACGACATCTTCATCCGGAAGGACGCCACCCAGCTGACGTTCATCCCGCTCCTGGTGCTGGCGATCTACCTCGCACGCGGCGGGCTCGAGTTCACGCAGAGCTACCTGATGGCCGGGGTGGGGCAGCGGGTCGTCCGGGACATCCGCGAACACCTGTACCGCCACCTGCAGTCGCTCTCGCTCTCGTTCTACCTGCGGCACCCCACCGGAGTCCTGATGTCCCGCGTCCTGAACGACGTCGGCCTGATGCAGAGCGCGATCACCGACGCCGCCACCGGACTCGTCAAGGACATCTTCACCGCGGCGTTTCTCGTTTTCGTCATCTTCTATCGCGACTGGAAGCTGGCGCTCATCGCCCTGGTCGTCTTCCCGCTCGCCTTCTGGCCGATCGCGCGCTTCGGCCGGAAGCTGCGGCGGACGAGCGTCCAGGCGCAGGAGATCACGGGGGGGCTCTCGTCCCATCTGCAGGAGACGATCAGCGGGGCGAAGCTCGTGAAGTCGTTCGGGGCCGAGTCCTACGAGACGGAGCGGTTCTCCGTCCGGAACAACGCGCTGTTCCGACTCAGCATGAAGGTCGTGAAGGTGCAGGCGATGACCTCCCCGCTCTCCGAGATGTTCGCCGGGGTCGGGGCGGCGGCGGTCATCTACTACGGCGGCCACAGCGTCGTGAGCGGCCACAGCACGACGGGGAATTTCTTCTCCTTCATCACCGCGCTGTTCATGCTCTACGAGCCCGTGAAGCGGCTTTCCCGGATCAACAACATCATCCAGCAGGGGCTCGCCGCCGGGGGTCGCGTCTTCGAGGTGATCGACACGCTGCCCGAGGTGCGCGAGGCGGAGGGAGCGGGCGCGCTCGCTCCGATCGCGAAGGAGATCTCCTTCGATCGCGTCGATTTCCGGTACGCGTCGGGGGGGGAGACGGTCCTGAAGGAGATCGACTTCCGTGTCCCGGTCGGGACGATGGTCGCCATCGTCGGCTCCAGCGGGGCGGGGAAGACCACGCTGGTCGACCTGATCCCGCGGTTCTACGACCCGCAGGAGGGCGCGATCCGGATCGACGGGATCGACGTCCGGACCGTCACGCTCGCTTCCCTTCGCGAGCAGATCGGGATCGTGAGCCAGCACACGGTGCTCTTCAACGACACGATCCGGAACAACATCGCCTACGGGATGCCCGACGCCCCGATGGAGAAGATCGTCGAGGCGGCGCGCCGCGCGAACGCGCACCCGTTCATCGAGCGGATGCCCGACGGGTACGGTACGGTCGTCGGGGAGCAGGGGCTGCGGCTGTCCGGAGGGGAGCGGCAGCGCCTCGCGATCGCCCGGGCGCTGCTGAAGGACGCCCCGCTGCTCATCCTCGACGAGGCGACGTCCGCGCTCGACACCGAATCGGAGCACGTGGTGCAGGAGGCGCTGGACGCCCTCATGCGCGGCCGCACGACGTTCGTCATCGCCCACCGGCTCTCCACGGTCCGCAACGCGGACGTGATCTTCGTGGTGGAGGACGGGCGGATCGTCGAGCGGGGGCGGCACGAGGAGCTTCTCTCCCGGGAGTCCCGCTACCGGTCCTTCTACCTGAAACAGTTCGAGGAGCGGAAGGCCGGCCTCCCGGGTGGCGAAGCGGGCAGGGCCTAA
- a CDS encoding 3-deoxy-D-manno-octulosonic acid transferase, protein MGRPFLPGSPGHLLYNLLLGTGLVAGAPVWIPWVLLSRKRRANLPDRIGLRGVPRQTPADGRPTVWVHAVSVGETLAAVPLLRLLRRRVAHARLLVSSVTLTGRETAVKSLSGVVDEGFFFPFDLPGLCGRFLDRVRPDVVVIVETEIWPNFIAACARRGIPVVIVNGRLSKRSFVGYMRFRWFFAPILRTLRTISAQTSEDAERFVALGAPREIVTAGGNLKFDVSPPESGASPLSALLLKEKGAGAAWIVAGSTHDGEEAQLLRAFLSARERNPSIRLLLAPRHPERFDAVEALLHREGVPMVRRTAIPEGAGHLPETVLLLDTVGELSGAYAAADLAFVGGSLVPKGGHNVLEPAWHGVPTIVGPHMENFREIADAFLAGDALLRVSGEEELADRLTRFAADPRLFRETGLRAKELLESFRGASEASTDAVVSALPGRVAGR, encoded by the coding sequence ATGGGTCGCCCGTTCCTCCCCGGGAGCCCGGGGCACCTTCTCTACAACCTTCTGCTCGGGACGGGTCTGGTCGCAGGCGCACCCGTCTGGATCCCGTGGGTCCTCCTCTCCCGGAAGCGGAGGGCGAACCTGCCGGACCGGATCGGGCTGCGCGGTGTCCCCCGGCAAACGCCCGCCGACGGACGCCCGACCGTGTGGGTCCACGCGGTATCCGTGGGGGAGACCCTCGCGGCCGTCCCCCTCCTTCGGCTGCTGCGCCGGCGGGTCGCCCACGCCCGCCTCCTCGTTTCGAGCGTGACGCTCACCGGCCGGGAGACGGCGGTGAAATCCCTTTCCGGCGTCGTCGACGAAGGATTCTTCTTTCCGTTCGACCTTCCGGGGCTCTGCGGGCGGTTCCTCGACCGGGTGCGGCCGGACGTCGTGGTGATCGTGGAAACCGAAATCTGGCCCAACTTCATCGCCGCGTGCGCACGCCGCGGGATTCCCGTGGTGATCGTCAACGGCCGGTTGTCGAAGCGTTCGTTCGTCGGGTATATGCGGTTCCGGTGGTTCTTCGCCCCCATCCTCCGGACGCTTCGGACGATCTCGGCCCAGACCTCGGAGGATGCGGAGCGGTTCGTCGCCCTGGGGGCGCCGCGGGAGATCGTCACCGCGGGGGGGAACCTGAAGTTCGACGTTTCCCCCCCCGAATCCGGCGCGTCGCCGCTTTCGGCCCTTCTCCTGAAGGAGAAGGGCGCGGGGGCCGCGTGGATCGTCGCCGGTTCGACGCACGACGGAGAGGAGGCGCAGCTCCTGCGGGCGTTCCTCTCCGCCCGGGAGAGGAACCCGTCGATCCGGCTCCTCCTCGCGCCGCGCCACCCGGAGCGGTTCGACGCGGTCGAGGCCCTCCTTCACCGGGAGGGCGTTCCCATGGTGCGGCGCACCGCGATCCCCGAGGGGGCGGGGCATCTCCCGGAAACGGTCCTTCTCCTCGATACGGTCGGCGAGCTTTCGGGCGCGTACGCGGCGGCCGACCTCGCGTTCGTCGGGGGCAGCCTCGTCCCGAAGGGGGGGCACAACGTCCTCGAGCCGGCGTGGCACGGCGTGCCGACGATCGTCGGCCCGCACATGGAAAATTTCCGGGAGATCGCCGACGCGTTCCTTGCGGGGGACGCCCTCCTCCGGGTCTCGGGGGAGGAGGAGCTCGCGGATCGGTTGACGCGGTTCGCGGCGGATCCCCGCCTCTTCCGCGAGACCGGCCTGCGAGCGAAGGAATTGCTCGAATCGTTCCGCGGGGCCTCCGAGGCGAGCACGGACGCGGTCGTGTCGGCGCTTCCGGGCCGCGTGGCGGGGAGATGA
- the lpxK gene encoding tetraacyldisaccharide 4'-kinase yields MILGAAARVRRIVSSAGLFPASRLPRPVVSVGNLVMGGAGKTPHVIHLARWLTGQGRRVGILSRGYGRKTRGVRWVSDGEGPIASAAEAGDEPVLIARSLPGIPVAVGESRAAAGREVLSRRPVDVFLLDDGFQHLSLRRDVDLLLVECGQGLGNRWTAPVGPLREPPSHARFADALVITKCPDVESGARTARTVPIPPVRPRAFSRLSPGGIVGRDGLPSKDAPAGSAVFAFSGLARNAQFRDTLEAAGFRVKGFLPFPDHHAYGRGDLDRIAREAGGLPAITTEKDLVRLPGDVPFSVGALRVEVEYLEGWDGISRMILARLEGGSLS; encoded by the coding sequence ATGATCCTCGGGGCCGCCGCCAGGGTGCGGCGCATCGTTTCCTCGGCGGGCCTCTTTCCCGCGTCGCGGCTTCCACGGCCGGTCGTCAGCGTCGGCAACCTCGTGATGGGCGGCGCGGGGAAAACGCCCCATGTCATCCACCTCGCGCGGTGGCTCACCGGGCAGGGGAGGCGCGTCGGGATCCTGTCCCGCGGATATGGACGGAAAACCCGGGGCGTCCGGTGGGTATCCGACGGGGAGGGGCCGATCGCCTCCGCCGCCGAGGCCGGGGACGAGCCGGTGCTGATCGCGCGCTCCCTGCCCGGGATCCCGGTCGCCGTGGGCGAGTCCCGTGCCGCCGCGGGCCGGGAGGTCCTGTCCAGGCGGCCCGTGGACGTCTTCCTCCTCGACGACGGGTTCCAGCACCTGTCCCTGCGGCGCGACGTCGACCTGCTCCTGGTCGAGTGCGGCCAGGGGCTCGGGAACCGGTGGACGGCGCCGGTGGGACCGCTGCGGGAGCCGCCGTCCCACGCGCGGTTCGCGGACGCGCTGGTGATCACGAAATGTCCCGACGTGGAATCCGGGGCGCGGACGGCGCGGACCGTCCCCATTCCACCGGTTCGGCCCAGGGCCTTTTCGCGTCTGTCGCCCGGCGGGATCGTCGGGCGGGACGGCCTTCCCTCGAAGGATGCCCCGGCCGGGAGCGCGGTGTTCGCGTTCTCCGGGCTGGCACGGAACGCGCAATTCCGCGACACCCTGGAGGCGGCGGGATTCCGCGTCAAGGGGTTCCTCCCGTTTCCGGACCATCACGCGTACGGCCGGGGGGACCTCGACCGGATCGCCCGGGAGGCCGGCGGCCTGCCGGCGATCACGACGGAGAAGGACCTGGTCCGTCTCCCCGGAGACGTTCCGTTTTCCGTCGGGGCGCTTCGCGTGGAGGTGGAGTACCTTGAAGGGTGGGACGGGATCTCCCGGATGATCCTGGCCCGGTTGGAGGGAGGTTCCCTGTCGTGA
- a CDS encoding lysophospholipid acyltransferase family protein has protein sequence MKERVARAFLRFLEAVPLPALAAFCEAVMLFVCAIDRKHRRIARINLRIAFPEMGDAEAERIIRSCYRQMGTSAAEFVHLPKMDAAYIREHFTMEGEEHIRESLEGRNQPAMAMTGHFGNWELLSHVLGARTKPVAFIVRPLKSEILDRFVTERRECVGNTVIRKADSAKEVMKILRKRILVGILIDQNVDRHKGILVDFFTRKAYTTFGIARLALAMNAAIHPAFIFRDPGRKFHHVLRFGPPIAIDPGAPREEEVARVTRRCNEELEKAIREAPDQWMWFHRRWKTRPEGEPPIYLGLQ, from the coding sequence GTGAAGGAAAGGGTCGCCCGCGCCTTCCTGCGGTTCCTCGAAGCGGTTCCGCTCCCGGCGCTCGCCGCGTTCTGCGAGGCGGTGATGCTCTTCGTGTGCGCCATCGACCGGAAGCATCGGCGGATCGCGCGGATCAACCTGCGGATCGCGTTCCCGGAGATGGGGGATGCGGAGGCGGAACGGATCATCCGGTCGTGCTACCGGCAGATGGGCACCTCCGCGGCGGAGTTCGTCCACCTCCCGAAGATGGACGCGGCGTACATCCGGGAGCACTTCACGATGGAGGGCGAGGAGCACATCCGGGAGTCCCTGGAGGGGAGGAACCAGCCGGCGATGGCGATGACCGGCCACTTCGGGAACTGGGAGCTCTTGTCGCACGTCCTCGGCGCCCGGACCAAGCCGGTCGCGTTCATCGTGCGACCGTTGAAGAGCGAGATCCTCGACCGGTTCGTCACGGAACGAAGGGAGTGCGTCGGCAACACGGTCATCCGGAAGGCGGACTCGGCGAAGGAGGTGATGAAGATCCTGAGAAAGAGGATCCTCGTCGGGATCCTCATCGACCAGAACGTCGACCGGCACAAGGGGATCCTCGTGGACTTCTTCACCCGGAAGGCGTACACGACCTTCGGGATCGCCCGCCTCGCGCTGGCGATGAACGCGGCGATCCACCCGGCATTCATCTTCCGGGATCCCGGGAGGAAGTTCCACCACGTCCTCCGCTTCGGCCCCCCCATCGCGATCGATCCCGGCGCACCGCGCGAGGAAGAGGTGGCGCGGGTCACCCGGCGGTGCAACGAAGAGCTGGAGAAGGCGATCCGCGAGGCCCCCGACCAGTGGATGTGGTTCCACCGGCGCTGGAAGACCCGCCCCGAAGGGGAACCGCCGATCTACCTGGGCCTGCAATGA
- a CDS encoding HAD-IIIA family hydrolase, with amino-acid sequence MRGIVFLDRDGTLIEEVGYLRDPSAVRILPGAAEGLRLLAREGFLLAVVSNQAGLAKGKFTGAEMEAVHRRFVSAFGAEGIVFDAIEYCPHHPEGAVEAYRRACGCRKPGTGLAEGILLRLRVPDSCRRFVVGDKMSDVSMGVRLGASTVLVGTGYGNAEKASGERAGITPEVFLPGMREAAGWIVAHGRS; translated from the coding sequence ATGAGAGGGATCGTCTTCCTCGACCGGGACGGCACCCTCATCGAAGAGGTCGGGTACCTGCGCGACCCGTCGGCCGTCCGCATCCTGCCCGGCGCCGCGGAAGGGTTGCGCCTCCTTGCGCGGGAGGGGTTCCTCCTCGCGGTGGTATCCAACCAGGCCGGGCTGGCGAAGGGGAAATTCACCGGGGCGGAGATGGAAGCCGTCCACCGGCGGTTCGTTTCCGCGTTCGGGGCGGAAGGGATCGTGTTCGACGCGATCGAGTATTGCCCGCACCACCCGGAAGGGGCGGTGGAGGCGTACCGGCGAGCGTGCGGATGCAGGAAACCGGGGACGGGGCTGGCCGAGGGGATCCTTCTGCGGCTCCGGGTGCCGGATTCGTGCCGCCGCTTCGTGGTCGGTGATAAAATGAGCGACGTTTCGATGGGGGTTCGCCTCGGGGCCTCTACCGTCCTGGTAGGAACGGGATACGGAAACGCGGAGAAAGCCTCCGGGGAACGCGCGGGGATCACCCCGGAGGTTTTTCTCCCGGGGATGCGGGAGGCGGCCGGTTGGATCGTGGCGCACGGCAGATCGTGA
- a CDS encoding DUF3108 domain-containing protein, with product MDRGARQIVNGRVGRGISTLLLLALLPVQAGCYREGREGTPPPPLPGEVAGDNTAPAAVTEWLPPAVTTDGAGEATAALPTGDNAAAGGPEAGDNTATGGPEAGDNAAVGGTEAAAPAETPPPEAKAEPGVSPPHDGARSGSPPSAHKPKPAAETPPVPAESPKIAHDAPPPAWAKSPEELVYRVDFIGITMGYARFRYDGKVSIEGKTAYHLNVRAWTSGVLSFIYPINDTIDYYLDAETLAPIRQEFTRPEREKDDVALYDQETGKITYRYRQSGKIRKEVATIPSVYDPVSIAYYFRWRDLGVENRPRNMYGGRKVYQISSRILGNERIRTERGEVDTIAVLPVIRRDGKPDNKGDLKIWFSNDERRVPVRLYAKFRKIKEWTLVGELMPPAGKAGG from the coding sequence TTGGATCGTGGCGCACGGCAGATCGTGAACGGGCGGGTCGGCAGGGGGATATCGACGCTCCTTCTCCTCGCCCTCCTGCCGGTTCAGGCCGGCTGTTACCGGGAGGGGCGCGAGGGGACTCCGCCGCCTCCGCTACCTGGAGAGGTCGCGGGCGACAACACGGCCCCCGCCGCCGTGACGGAGTGGCTTCCGCCCGCGGTGACGACGGACGGAGCCGGGGAGGCGACGGCTGCCCTGCCGACGGGCGACAACGCGGCGGCCGGCGGACCGGAGGCGGGCGACAACACGGCGACCGGCGGCCCGGAGGCGGGCGACAACGCGGCGGTCGGCGGTACGGAGGCGGCCGCCCCCGCGGAGACCCCGCCGCCGGAGGCGAAGGCGGAACCCGGCGTCTCCCCCCCGCACGACGGCGCGCGCTCCGGATCGCCGCCTTCCGCCCACAAGCCGAAGCCGGCCGCCGAGACGCCCCCGGTGCCGGCGGAATCGCCGAAGATCGCTCACGACGCGCCTCCTCCGGCGTGGGCGAAGAGCCCCGAGGAACTGGTATACCGGGTCGATTTCATCGGCATCACGATGGGGTACGCCCGGTTTCGATACGACGGGAAAGTATCCATCGAGGGAAAGACGGCGTACCACCTGAACGTGCGCGCATGGACGTCGGGGGTCCTCTCGTTCATCTACCCGATCAACGACACGATCGACTACTATCTCGACGCGGAGACGCTCGCGCCGATCCGGCAGGAGTTCACGCGTCCGGAGAGGGAGAAGGACGACGTGGCCCTCTACGACCAGGAGACCGGGAAGATCACGTACCGGTACCGGCAGTCGGGGAAGATCCGGAAGGAGGTGGCCACGATCCCTTCCGTCTACGACCCGGTGAGCATCGCCTACTATTTCCGATGGCGGGACCTGGGCGTCGAGAACCGACCGCGGAACATGTACGGGGGTCGAAAGGTCTATCAGATCTCCTCGCGAATCCTCGGGAACGAGCGGATCCGCACGGAGCGCGGGGAGGTGGACACGATCGCGGTCCTTCCGGTCATCCGCAGGGACGGGAAGCCCGACAACAAGGGGGACCTGAAGATCTGGTTTTCCAACGACGAGCGGCGCGTCCCGGTGCGCCTGTACGCGAAGTTCCGTAAAATCAAGGAGTGGACGCTGGTCGGCGAGTTGATGCCGCCGGCCGGGAAGGCGGGGGGGTAG
- a CDS encoding Trm112 family protein, with product MAMDKELLEILACPKCKGELQPTVDESALRCDACRLSYRVDDGIPILLIDEATPYE from the coding sequence ATGGCGATGGACAAGGAGCTGCTCGAGATCCTGGCGTGCCCGAAGTGCAAGGGGGAGCTTCAACCCACCGTCGACGAGAGCGCGCTTCGGTGCGACGCGTGCCGGCTTTCCTACCGCGTCGACGACGGCATTCCCATCCTCCTGATCGACGAAGCGACGCCGTATGAGTGA
- the rfaE1 gene encoding D-glycero-beta-D-manno-heptose-7-phosphate kinase — protein sequence MSDAGILSRAAEVAGRFPSRRVLVVGDIMLDEYVFGTVGRISPEAPVPVVVVTRETKVPGGAANVAFNLRGLGAGVEMAGLLGDDAGGRYVARMLRGKRVGTSAVVVDAARPTTVKTRVIAHGQQVVRVDRERKAPPSRKASDALLRKALAALAGVDGVVFSDYRKGALTDELVRELIAAATRKGIFVAVDPKRSDFSFYRGCTVITPNKGEAQAALGGRELVTDLDVWEAGKDLLRIGRSKAVLITRGEEGMTLVERGRGACFHVPAFARQVFDVTGAGDTVIGTLAACLAAGATMREAAVLANVAASVVVGEVGTAPITAGKLLHAAELRLRDRETGEGTRPCG from the coding sequence ATGAGTGACGCCGGGATCCTGTCCCGCGCGGCGGAGGTGGCGGGGCGCTTCCCCTCCCGCCGGGTCCTCGTCGTCGGGGACATCATGCTCGACGAATACGTCTTCGGAACCGTCGGGCGGATCTCCCCGGAGGCCCCCGTGCCGGTGGTGGTCGTCACCCGGGAAACGAAGGTCCCCGGCGGCGCGGCGAACGTGGCGTTCAACCTTCGCGGGCTGGGAGCGGGGGTCGAGATGGCCGGCCTGCTCGGCGACGACGCCGGGGGCCGGTACGTCGCCAGGATGCTCAGGGGGAAGCGGGTCGGCACCTCCGCGGTGGTGGTGGACGCGGCGCGACCCACCACCGTCAAGACGCGGGTGATCGCCCACGGCCAGCAGGTCGTTCGCGTCGACCGCGAGCGGAAGGCCCCGCCGTCCCGAAAGGCGTCCGACGCGCTGCTGCGGAAGGCGCTGGCCGCCCTCGCCGGGGTCGACGGCGTCGTCTTCTCCGATTACCGGAAGGGGGCGCTGACCGACGAGCTGGTACGGGAACTCATCGCGGCGGCGACCCGGAAGGGGATCTTCGTCGCCGTCGATCCGAAGCGGTCCGATTTCTCCTTCTACCGCGGGTGCACGGTCATCACCCCGAACAAGGGGGAGGCGCAGGCCGCCCTCGGGGGGCGGGAACTCGTGACCGACCTCGACGTCTGGGAGGCCGGGAAGGATCTCCTCCGGATCGGCCGGTCGAAGGCGGTCCTCATCACGCGCGGCGAGGAGGGGATGACGCTGGTCGAGCGGGGCCGTGGCGCCTGCTTCCACGTTCCCGCGTTCGCGCGGCAGGTGTTCGACGTGACCGGCGCGGGGGACACGGTGATCGGGACCCTGGCCGCCTGCCTCGCGGCCGGGGCCACGATGCGCGAAGCCGCGGTGCTCGCCAACGTCGCCGCCAGCGTCGTCGTCGGGGAGGTCGGCACCGCGCCGATCACCGCCGGAAAGCTCCTGCACGCGGCCGAACTGCGGCTCCGGGACCGCGAAACGGGGGAGGGGACACGCCCGTGTGGATGA